A window of Xiphophorus hellerii strain 12219 chromosome 19, Xiphophorus_hellerii-4.1, whole genome shotgun sequence contains these coding sequences:
- the dkc1 gene encoding H/ACA ribonucleoprotein complex subunit DKC1: MADLEASAKKKKKSKKVLEESVGEIQQSGDFFIQPESIAPSLDTSQWPLLLKNFHKLNIRTAHYTPIPCGSNPLKRNITDYVKSGFINLDKPANPSSHEVVAWIRRILRVEKTGHSGTLDPKVTGCLIVCIDRATRLVKSQQSAGKEYVGIVRLHNAIENEHVLARALETLTGALFQRPPLIAAVKRQLRVRTIYESKLVEYDPERRLGIFWVSCEAGTYIRTLCVHLGLVLGVGGQMQELRRVRSGVMGEKDNLVTMHDVLDAQWQFDHNKDETYLRRVIFPLEKLLVSHKRLVMKDSAVNAICYGAKIMLPGVLRYEDGIEVNQDIVVITTKGEAICTAVALMTTAVISTCDHGVVAKIKRVIMERDTYPRKWGLGPKASQKKMMIQKGLLDKHGKPNGSTPQDWKDQYVDYSASGVAASGDASAKRKRESAESDGEPAQHSTPSAEDIKKEKKKKKKEKRAKLEEAEKTEEEPDTPVAEKPKKKKKKQKESEPAE; encoded by the exons ATGGCGGATCTAGAAG cttcagcaaagaaaaagaagaagtcgAAGAAAGTTTTGGAAGAATCCGTTGGG GAGATCCAACAGAGTGGAGACTTCTTCATCCAGCCAGAGTCCATCGCTCCCTCACTGGACACGTCACAGTGGCCCCTCCTACTGAAG AATTTCCACAAGTTGAATATCCGAACAGCTCATTACACGCCCATCCCGTGCGGCAGCAACCCTCTGAAGAGGAACATCACAGACTATGTCAA GTCGGGCTTCATCAACCTGGACAAACCGGCCAACCCGTCGTCTCACGAGGTGGTGGCGTGGATCCGGAGGATCCTGCGGGTGGAGAAGACCGGTCACAGCGGAACCCTTGACCCCAAGGTCACTGGCTGCCTGATCGTCTGCATAGACCGAGCCACGCGATTGGTCAAGTCCCAGCAGAGTGCCG GTAAGGAGTATGTGGGAATCGTCCGGCTGCACAACGCAATCGAGAATGAGCACGTTCTGGCCCGG GCCCTGGAGACGCTGACCGGAGCGTTGTTCCAGCGTCCGCCGCTGATCGCTGCAGTGAAACGTCAGCTGAGAGTCCGGACCATCTATGAGAGCAAGCTGGTAGAGTACGACCCAGAGAGGAGGCTGG GCATCTTCTGGGTCAGCTGCGAGGCCGGGACCTACATCCGGACCCTGTGCGTCCACCTGGGGCTGGTGCTGGGCGTCGGGGGGCAGATGCAGGAGCTGCGGCGGGTCCGCTCTGGAGTCATGGGAGAGAAG GACAACCTGGTGACAATGCACGATGTTCTAGATGCCCAGTGGCAGTTCGACCACAACAAGGACGAGACGTACCTGAGGAGAGTCATCTTCCctctggagaagctgctggtgtcgcACAAGCGGCTGGTGATGAAGGACAGCGCG GTCAACGCCATCTGCTACGGCGCCAAGATCATGCTGCCCGGCGTGCTCCGCTACGAAGACGGCATCGAGGTCAACCAGGATATCGTCGTTATAACAACCAAGGGCGAGGCCATCTGCACAG CTGTGGCTCTGATGACCACAGCGGTGATCTCCACCTGCGACCACGGCGTTGTAGCCAAGATAAAGAGGGTGATCATGGAGCGGGACACGTACCCCAGGAAGTGGGGCCTGGGGCCCAAG GCGAGCCAGAAGAAGATGATGATTCAGAAGGGCCTCCTGGATAAACATGGTAAACCCAACGGCAGCACGCCTCAGGACTGGAAGGACCAGTATGTTGACTACAG cgcCTCCGGTGTGGCGGCCTCAGGCGACGCCTCTGCTAAG aggaagagagagtCAGCGGAGAGCGACGGTGAGCCGGCCCAGCACAGCACGCCGTCTGCTGAGGAcataaagaaagagaagaagaaaaagaaaaaggagaaaagagcaAAACTAGAGGAGGCGGAAAAGACAGAGGAGGAGCCCGACACGCCG GTTGCCGAGAaacccaagaagaagaagaagaaacagaaggaGAGCGAGCCGGCTGAGTGA
- the dact1 gene encoding dapper homolog 1 isoform X1, whose protein sequence is MPLFAASRREGDGRCGRHRAPSDGERLRSVRERLELMVSVLGELEYLRHRQQLLVLSALKEEVKEARSDAQLSCEENILVLRKQLSCLRRDAGVISELHELDQQINELQLDPEPSHDQLETDSRPSSGFYELSDGASGSLSNSSHSVFSECFCSTADAEGYFLSTEELASCLEYDVLVGGFYDDSGSSGVVRRSLSAPHQASLEAMSLAPTDSPSKNLCNFFPRNASDIYNYRSPSHAAAVQGSALLQVSGDGGQCRDEAGGECLKTETFPILGSVSGSLRPQGSTFQTHSSKHLEKYIFGLLQRRAQPIRANRPRTNISTDPLKSVVRQPSLCLRQVSGPCSGAGTLQKGSEIKSVFPTGETSAEVITISSSPRQSSLESKNEEKGTQCVSPDDTVIIKISSKINKGDSNSNLQNNCSVTSRVKNTSTKRPISKTGKGSLSLSGASVPTLLTDNKVQRSPKCNSSDKETSQPCCPVDQEQIVKSALTAKTQTGASKKLSKALQSCPSEENKSELVHSSAEPFAQNHEEDIRVVRRSHVGNGNLAKQHNGKHRKGNNRNVKITKVKSTNRTSTMLASERKEVPSEKKDKFCLNPNRVLQVDDESSNHVKVSNKGTSSGLKNISASTLLAGVPDKQARSTQICVRSGVLKQHHHGNYHSHLPHGREQVIVVAKPKYKRNDYRPLRAIKEVPCDGGNKHGQWRQRKKVVRNSAAKIYPTSGGQCSPYSNVAGSDSEYSAECVSLFHSTIVDTSEDDKSNYTTNCFGDSESSEEEYVEENTTTTDTEESGGGGPGGGGAGGTVRHRGQLRTARVTVGKLEMDPAQTKTFVKIKASYNLKRKILRFRSGSLKLMTTV, encoded by the exons aGCTGTCTGAGGAGGGACGCCGGAGTCATCAGCGAGTTACATGAGCTGGACCAGCAGATCAACGAGCTGCAACTGGATCCGGAGCCGTCACATGACCAACTGGAGACTGACAGCAGGCCCAGCTCAG GGTTCTATGAACTGAGTGACGGGGCCTCTGGCTCACTCTCCAACTCGTCTCACTCGGTCTTCAGTGAGTGCTTCTGTTCGACCGCCGACGCTGAAGGATACTTCCTGTCTACAG aggAGCTGGCCAGCTGTTTGGAGTATGACGTGCTGGTTGGAGGATTTTATGACGACTCGGGTTCCTCTGGTGTTGTCCGCCGCTCACTCTCAGCTCCTCACCAGGCTTCTCTGGAGGCTATGTCACTGGCTCCCACCGACTCCCCGTCTAAAAATCTCTGCAATTTTTTCCCCAGAAATGCGAGCGACATTTACAACTACCGAAGCCCGTCACACGCTGCGGCCGTCCAAGGCTCTGCACTTCTGCAGGTTTCTGGTGACGGAGGTCAGTGCAGAGATGAAGCTGGTGGTGAATGTCtcaaaacagaaaccttccCCATACTCGGTTCTGTTTCAGGGTCTCTTAGACCTCAAGGCTCCACTTTCCAAACTCATTCCAGTAAACACCTGGAGAAGTACATCTTTGGTCTGTTGCAGCGGAGGGCCCAGCCCATTAGGGCCAACAGACCCAGGACCAACATCAGCACGGACCCTCTAAAGAGCGTCGTCCGTCAGCCCAGTCTCTGTTTGAGACAAGTATCTGGTCCCTGTTCTGGTGCTGGAACTCTGCAGAAAGggtctgaaataaaatctgtgttCCCTACTGGAGAAACCTCAGCAGAAGTCATTACCATCTCATCTTCTCCGAGGCAAAGCTCTTTAGAAAGCAAAAATGAAGAGAAGGGCACTCAGTGTGTTTCCCCTGATGATACTGTCATCATAAAAATCAGCTCCAAGATCAACAAAGGTGACTCAAATTCCAACTTGCAGAACAATTGTTCTGTCACCAGTCGGGTCAAGAACACCAGCACAAAGAGACCCATTAGCAAGACAGGCAAAGGGTCTCTTTCGCTCTCTGGTGCTTCTGTCCCAACTCTTCTCACAGATAACAAAGTTCAGAGAAGTCCAAAATGTAACTCATCAGACAAAGAGACGAGTCAGCCATGTTGCCCTGTTGACCAAGAGCAGATCGTCAAATCAGCTCTAACAGCTAAAACACAGACTGGTGCTTCCAAGAAGCTCTCCAAGGCTCTACAAAGCTGCCCATCAGAGGAGAACAAGTCAGAGCTGGTCCACTCCAGTGCAGAACCTTTTGCTCAGAATCACGAGGAAGACATAAGAGTAGTAAGAAGAAGTCATGTGGGGAATGGCAACCTGGCCAAGCAGCATAACGGTAAACACCGCAAAGGCAACAACAGGAATGTTAAGATTACCAAAGTGAAGAGCACCAATAGAACATCCACCATGTTGGCTTCTGAGCGTAAGGAGGTGCCTTCAGAGAAAAAAGATAAGTTCTGCCTTAACCCTAACAGGGTTCTTCAAGTAGACGATGAAAGCTCCAACCATGTCAAGGTCTCCAACAAAGGAACTTCATCAGGCTTGAAAAACATCTCTGCATCCACTCTGTTAGCTGGAGTCCCAGACAAGCAAGCAAGGTCAACACAAATCTGCGTGAGATCAGGAGTATTAAAGCAGCATCACCATGGAAACTACCATTCCCATCTTCCCCATGGACGCGAACAGGTCATCGTTGTGGCCAAGCCAAAGTACAAGCGGAATGATTACCGGCCCCTGCGTGCCATCAAGGAAGTACCATGCGACGGTGGGAACAAACACGGCCAGTGGCGGCAGAGAAAGAAGGTAGTCAGAAACTCTGCAGCCAAAATATACCCAACCTCTGGGGGGCAGTGTAGCCCGTACTCCAACGTTGCAGGGAGTGACTCAGAGTATTCGGCCGAGTGCGTTTCACTCTTTCACTCCACCATTGTGGACACCAGCGAGGACGACAAGTCTAACTACACCACAAACTGCTTTGGGGACAGCGAGTCTAGTGAGGAGGAATATGTGGAGGAGAACACCACCACCACGGACACTGAGGAGAGTGGAGGAGGAGGCCCTGGAGGGGGTGGGGCGGGTGGGACAGTCAGGCACAGAGGGCAGCTGAGGACGGCTCGGGTCACAGTAGGGAAACTGGAAATGGACCCAGCTCAGACTAAGACCTTTGTTAAGATTAAGGCGTCTTACAACCTGAAGAGGAAGATACTCAGATTCAGGTCGGGTTCACTCAAACTCATGACCACGGTGtga
- the dact1 gene encoding dapper homolog 1 isoform X2 yields MVSVLGELEYLRHRQQLLVLSALKEEVKEARSDAQLSCEENILVLRKQLSCLRRDAGVISELHELDQQINELQLDPEPSHDQLETDSRPSSGFYELSDGASGSLSNSSHSVFSECFCSTADAEGYFLSTEELASCLEYDVLVGGFYDDSGSSGVVRRSLSAPHQASLEAMSLAPTDSPSKNLCNFFPRNASDIYNYRSPSHAAAVQGSALLQVSGDGGQCRDEAGGECLKTETFPILGSVSGSLRPQGSTFQTHSSKHLEKYIFGLLQRRAQPIRANRPRTNISTDPLKSVVRQPSLCLRQVSGPCSGAGTLQKGSEIKSVFPTGETSAEVITISSSPRQSSLESKNEEKGTQCVSPDDTVIIKISSKINKGDSNSNLQNNCSVTSRVKNTSTKRPISKTGKGSLSLSGASVPTLLTDNKVQRSPKCNSSDKETSQPCCPVDQEQIVKSALTAKTQTGASKKLSKALQSCPSEENKSELVHSSAEPFAQNHEEDIRVVRRSHVGNGNLAKQHNGKHRKGNNRNVKITKVKSTNRTSTMLASERKEVPSEKKDKFCLNPNRVLQVDDESSNHVKVSNKGTSSGLKNISASTLLAGVPDKQARSTQICVRSGVLKQHHHGNYHSHLPHGREQVIVVAKPKYKRNDYRPLRAIKEVPCDGGNKHGQWRQRKKVVRNSAAKIYPTSGGQCSPYSNVAGSDSEYSAECVSLFHSTIVDTSEDDKSNYTTNCFGDSESSEEEYVEENTTTTDTEESGGGGPGGGGAGGTVRHRGQLRTARVTVGKLEMDPAQTKTFVKIKASYNLKRKILRFRSGSLKLMTTV; encoded by the exons aGCTGTCTGAGGAGGGACGCCGGAGTCATCAGCGAGTTACATGAGCTGGACCAGCAGATCAACGAGCTGCAACTGGATCCGGAGCCGTCACATGACCAACTGGAGACTGACAGCAGGCCCAGCTCAG GGTTCTATGAACTGAGTGACGGGGCCTCTGGCTCACTCTCCAACTCGTCTCACTCGGTCTTCAGTGAGTGCTTCTGTTCGACCGCCGACGCTGAAGGATACTTCCTGTCTACAG aggAGCTGGCCAGCTGTTTGGAGTATGACGTGCTGGTTGGAGGATTTTATGACGACTCGGGTTCCTCTGGTGTTGTCCGCCGCTCACTCTCAGCTCCTCACCAGGCTTCTCTGGAGGCTATGTCACTGGCTCCCACCGACTCCCCGTCTAAAAATCTCTGCAATTTTTTCCCCAGAAATGCGAGCGACATTTACAACTACCGAAGCCCGTCACACGCTGCGGCCGTCCAAGGCTCTGCACTTCTGCAGGTTTCTGGTGACGGAGGTCAGTGCAGAGATGAAGCTGGTGGTGAATGTCtcaaaacagaaaccttccCCATACTCGGTTCTGTTTCAGGGTCTCTTAGACCTCAAGGCTCCACTTTCCAAACTCATTCCAGTAAACACCTGGAGAAGTACATCTTTGGTCTGTTGCAGCGGAGGGCCCAGCCCATTAGGGCCAACAGACCCAGGACCAACATCAGCACGGACCCTCTAAAGAGCGTCGTCCGTCAGCCCAGTCTCTGTTTGAGACAAGTATCTGGTCCCTGTTCTGGTGCTGGAACTCTGCAGAAAGggtctgaaataaaatctgtgttCCCTACTGGAGAAACCTCAGCAGAAGTCATTACCATCTCATCTTCTCCGAGGCAAAGCTCTTTAGAAAGCAAAAATGAAGAGAAGGGCACTCAGTGTGTTTCCCCTGATGATACTGTCATCATAAAAATCAGCTCCAAGATCAACAAAGGTGACTCAAATTCCAACTTGCAGAACAATTGTTCTGTCACCAGTCGGGTCAAGAACACCAGCACAAAGAGACCCATTAGCAAGACAGGCAAAGGGTCTCTTTCGCTCTCTGGTGCTTCTGTCCCAACTCTTCTCACAGATAACAAAGTTCAGAGAAGTCCAAAATGTAACTCATCAGACAAAGAGACGAGTCAGCCATGTTGCCCTGTTGACCAAGAGCAGATCGTCAAATCAGCTCTAACAGCTAAAACACAGACTGGTGCTTCCAAGAAGCTCTCCAAGGCTCTACAAAGCTGCCCATCAGAGGAGAACAAGTCAGAGCTGGTCCACTCCAGTGCAGAACCTTTTGCTCAGAATCACGAGGAAGACATAAGAGTAGTAAGAAGAAGTCATGTGGGGAATGGCAACCTGGCCAAGCAGCATAACGGTAAACACCGCAAAGGCAACAACAGGAATGTTAAGATTACCAAAGTGAAGAGCACCAATAGAACATCCACCATGTTGGCTTCTGAGCGTAAGGAGGTGCCTTCAGAGAAAAAAGATAAGTTCTGCCTTAACCCTAACAGGGTTCTTCAAGTAGACGATGAAAGCTCCAACCATGTCAAGGTCTCCAACAAAGGAACTTCATCAGGCTTGAAAAACATCTCTGCATCCACTCTGTTAGCTGGAGTCCCAGACAAGCAAGCAAGGTCAACACAAATCTGCGTGAGATCAGGAGTATTAAAGCAGCATCACCATGGAAACTACCATTCCCATCTTCCCCATGGACGCGAACAGGTCATCGTTGTGGCCAAGCCAAAGTACAAGCGGAATGATTACCGGCCCCTGCGTGCCATCAAGGAAGTACCATGCGACGGTGGGAACAAACACGGCCAGTGGCGGCAGAGAAAGAAGGTAGTCAGAAACTCTGCAGCCAAAATATACCCAACCTCTGGGGGGCAGTGTAGCCCGTACTCCAACGTTGCAGGGAGTGACTCAGAGTATTCGGCCGAGTGCGTTTCACTCTTTCACTCCACCATTGTGGACACCAGCGAGGACGACAAGTCTAACTACACCACAAACTGCTTTGGGGACAGCGAGTCTAGTGAGGAGGAATATGTGGAGGAGAACACCACCACCACGGACACTGAGGAGAGTGGAGGAGGAGGCCCTGGAGGGGGTGGGGCGGGTGGGACAGTCAGGCACAGAGGGCAGCTGAGGACGGCTCGGGTCACAGTAGGGAAACTGGAAATGGACCCAGCTCAGACTAAGACCTTTGTTAAGATTAAGGCGTCTTACAACCTGAAGAGGAAGATACTCAGATTCAGGTCGGGTTCACTCAAACTCATGACCACGGTGtga